From the Spiroplasma chrysopicola DF-1 genome, one window contains:
- the rpoB gene encoding DNA-directed RNA polymerase subunit beta produces the protein MALKEKEFGHYAKRIDYTKVSGNLELPNLIEIQTETYDWFKQTGISEVFNEVFPIVGHEGNIILEMLDWEFKQPRRTIPQAKEESKIFEAPIYSNLKLTINSKDIEIETGIVKGEPELIKAWIEERIGHMITILKKSADVVYYDIHTGDEEATCTVTIKDRQPEKLIVDIMIEKTGEVFFGDFPLMTGKGTFIINGSEKVVVSQLVRSPGAYYKIDLNRKNGENVYYVDLIPSRGTWLEFESDNKKIKTEKEERFKNVFYVKIDKSRKVSVANLFTALGLTKEAVFDIFGDSKLVQNTYELENYTGDIAYDQSIAVQELYKKIRSGETATPDGATKYLFGLLFDKRKYDLTKAGRFKLIQKLSVENRIYNKVLAADIKDTNGKVVFSEGTLMDKENVIKLKGLLRTGACLETITFNDEIICSDKIQKIQIYTDNEARNKITNIIGIDPNATDEYITVPDIVATFSYLLNLTEGIGEVDDIDHLGNRRVRTIGELLQNQFRIGLLRIEKNVKEKMSTSSNLFKMKPSNIINNKPLSAIIGEFFNLSQLSQFMDQTNPLAELTNKRRLTALGPGGLSRERAGLEVRDVHYSHYGRICPIETPEGPNIGLINNLATYAKINSFGFIETPYRRVVNNKVTAQNDYLTADEEKNYVVAQANIRLSDRGEILDDQVIARFQGENIIAPRDEVDYVDVSPKQIVSIATSCIPFLENDDANRALMGANMQRQAIPLISPSSPYVGTGVEYAAARDSGLAIVSQYDGTVDFVDATKIILKTKEGLKTYFLDTFVRSNQGTSLTHVPLVKLGQKVEKNQILADGPSIEKGELALGQNVVVAFTTWNGYNYEDAIIVSERLVSEDVFTSIHIEEYTIERRQTKQGPEEITREIPNISENARKFLDDDGLVIIGTEVKPGDILVGKVTPKGQTQLSPEDKLLQAIFGEKSKNVKDNSLRVPNGGEGIIQAIKRFPREKYELAADVLEVIKVYIVQKRKIQEGDKMAGRHGNKGVISKILPLEDMPHLEDGTPVDIMLNPLGVPSRMNIGQVLEIHLGMAAKKLGQKVATPVFDGMTNDELIEIMNKANMKNFGKEVLVDGRTGEKFDNPVSVGVMYMLKLSHMVDDKLHARNVGPYSLITQQPLGGKAQNGGQRFGEMEVWALEAYGAAHTLREILTIKSDDIKGRTRAYEAIVKDKKIPEPGIPESFNVLTREIQGLGFNIHMIDEEGNAKNINSYDETDYVDEDLLTNTVDELEDEFDIDSFILNPNKNNFNEDDYSNGDIDEADLLGDNDASDDELENESN, from the coding sequence AGTTTTTAATGAAGTATTTCCAATTGTTGGCCATGAAGGTAATATTATTTTAGAAATGTTGGATTGGGAGTTTAAGCAACCAAGAAGAACAATTCCACAAGCAAAAGAAGAGTCAAAAATATTTGAGGCTCCAATTTATTCAAATTTAAAATTAACTATTAATTCAAAAGATATTGAAATTGAAACTGGAATTGTTAAGGGAGAACCAGAGTTAATTAAAGCTTGAATTGAAGAACGCATTGGGCATATGATTACAATTTTAAAAAAATCAGCTGATGTTGTTTACTATGATATTCATACCGGTGACGAAGAGGCAACTTGCACCGTAACAATTAAAGATCGTCAACCAGAAAAATTAATTGTTGACATTATGATTGAAAAGACAGGAGAGGTCTTTTTTGGTGATTTTCCATTAATGACAGGGAAAGGAACTTTTATTATTAATGGTTCAGAAAAAGTTGTTGTTTCACAACTAGTTCGTTCACCAGGAGCATATTATAAAATTGATTTAAACCGTAAAAACGGGGAAAATGTTTACTATGTTGATTTAATTCCATCACGTGGGACATGATTAGAATTTGAATCAGATAACAAAAAAATTAAAACAGAAAAAGAAGAACGCTTTAAAAATGTTTTCTATGTCAAAATTGATAAATCAAGAAAAGTTTCAGTTGCTAACTTATTTACAGCCTTAGGTTTAACAAAAGAAGCTGTTTTTGATATTTTTGGGGATAGTAAATTAGTTCAAAATACTTATGAATTAGAAAACTATACTGGTGATATTGCCTATGATCAAAGTATTGCGGTACAAGAATTATACAAAAAAATTCGTTCAGGAGAAACAGCAACACCAGATGGAGCAACAAAATATCTTTTTGGGTTATTATTTGATAAACGTAAATATGACTTAACAAAAGCTGGGCGTTTTAAATTAATTCAAAAACTATCAGTGGAAAATCGAATTTATAATAAAGTATTAGCCGCTGATATTAAGGATACTAACGGAAAAGTTGTTTTTAGTGAAGGAACCTTAATGGATAAAGAAAACGTGATTAAATTAAAAGGATTGTTACGAACAGGAGCATGTTTAGAAACAATTACTTTTAATGATGAAATTATTTGTAGTGATAAAATCCAAAAAATCCAAATTTACACTGATAATGAAGCTCGTAATAAAATCACAAATATTATTGGAATTGATCCAAACGCAACTGATGAATATATTACTGTTCCTGATATTGTGGCAACATTTTCATATTTATTAAATCTAACAGAAGGAATCGGAGAAGTTGATGATATTGACCATTTAGGAAACCGTCGTGTTCGAACAATTGGGGAATTATTACAAAACCAATTCCGAATTGGGTTATTACGAATTGAAAAAAATGTTAAAGAAAAAATGTCAACATCTTCAAACTTATTTAAGATGAAACCATCAAACATTATTAATAATAAACCATTATCAGCGATTATTGGTGAGTTTTTCAACTTGTCACAGTTATCACAATTTATGGATCAGACAAACCCATTAGCTGAGTTAACAAACAAACGTCGTTTAACAGCTTTAGGACCAGGGGGATTATCAAGAGAACGTGCGGGATTAGAAGTGCGGGATGTCCACTACTCACACTACGGACGAATTTGTCCAATTGAAACGCCAGAAGGGCCAAATATTGGGTTAATTAACAACTTAGCTACTTATGCGAAAATTAATTCATTTGGGTTTATTGAAACACCATACCGAAGAGTAGTTAATAATAAAGTTACAGCCCAAAATGATTATTTAACAGCTGATGAAGAAAAAAACTATGTTGTGGCGCAAGCTAACATCCGTTTAAGCGATAGAGGCGAAATCTTAGATGATCAAGTAATTGCTCGCTTCCAAGGGGAAAATATTATTGCTCCGCGTGATGAAGTTGACTATGTTGACGTTTCACCAAAGCAAATTGTTTCAATCGCAACAAGTTGTATTCCATTTTTAGAAAATGACGATGCTAACCGTGCCTTAATGGGGGCGAACATGCAACGTCAGGCCATCCCATTAATTTCACCAAGTTCACCATATGTTGGAACAGGGGTTGAATATGCTGCTGCTCGTGACTCAGGGTTAGCAATTGTTTCACAATATGATGGAACTGTTGACTTTGTTGATGCGACAAAAATTATTTTAAAAACAAAAGAGGGTCTAAAAACATATTTCTTAGATACTTTTGTGCGTAGTAACCAAGGAACATCATTGACACATGTTCCATTAGTAAAACTTGGGCAAAAAGTTGAAAAAAATCAAATTTTAGCTGATGGACCATCAATTGAAAAAGGGGAATTGGCATTAGGACAAAATGTTGTTGTTGCCTTTACAACTTGAAATGGTTATAACTATGAGGATGCGATTATTGTTTCAGAACGATTAGTGTCAGAAGATGTCTTTACTTCAATTCATATTGAAGAATATACAATTGAACGTCGTCAAACAAAACAAGGACCAGAAGAAATTACTCGTGAAATTCCAAATATTTCAGAAAATGCTCGTAAATTCTTAGATGATGATGGGTTAGTAATTATCGGAACAGAAGTTAAACCGGGTGATATTTTAGTTGGGAAAGTAACACCAAAAGGACAAACCCAATTATCACCAGAAGATAAATTATTACAAGCAATTTTTGGGGAAAAATCAAAAAATGTTAAAGATAATTCGTTACGTGTTCCGAATGGTGGGGAAGGAATTATTCAAGCAATTAAACGTTTCCCACGGGAAAAATATGAACTAGCAGCTGATGTATTAGAAGTAATTAAAGTTTATATTGTTCAAAAACGTAAAATCCAAGAAGGAGATAAAATGGCGGGGCGTCATGGTAATAAAGGGGTTATCTCAAAAATCTTACCATTAGAAGATATGCCACACTTAGAAGACGGAACACCAGTTGATATTATGTTAAACCCATTAGGGGTTCCTTCACGGATGAATATTGGACAGGTGCTAGAAATCCACTTAGGAATGGCCGCTAAAAAATTAGGACAAAAAGTTGCAACACCAGTTTTTGATGGGATGACAAATGATGAACTAATTGAAATTATGAACAAAGCAAATATGAAAAACTTCGGGAAAGAAGTGTTAGTTGATGGGCGAACAGGGGAAAAATTTGATAATCCTGTTTCAGTTGGAGTGATGTACATGCTGAAATTATCACACATGGTTGATGATAAATTACATGCACGGAACGTTGGTCCATACTCATTAATTACCCAACAACCATTAGGAGGAAAAGCTCAAAATGGGGGACAAAGATTTGGGGAAATGGAAGTATGAGCGTTAGAAGCTTATGGAGCCGCCCATACCTTACGGGAAATCTTAACAATTAAATCCGATGATATTAAAGGACGAACAAGAGCTTATGAAGCAATTGTGAAAGATAAAAAAATTCCAGAACCTGGAATTCCAGAATCATTTAATGTTTTAACACGTGAAATTCAAGGATTAGGATTTAATATCCATATGATTGATGAAGAAGGAAATGCTAAAAACATTAATAGTTATGATGAAACTGATTATGTTGATGAAGATTTATTAACAAATACTGTTGATGAATTAGAAGATGAATTTGATATTGATAGTTTTATCTTAAATCCAAATAAAAATAATTTTAATGAAGATGATTATAGTAATGGTGATATTGACGAAGCAGACTTGCTTGGCGATAATGACGCAAGTGATGATGAGCTAGAAAACGAAAGTAATTAG
- the rpoC gene encoding DNA-directed RNA polymerase subunit beta' translates to MTNSNDKNSRMIKIGLANPDDIRSWSYGEVKKPETINYKTLKPEKDGLFDEKIFGPTKNFECSCGKYKKSKNKGKICERCGVEITEAIVRRERMGHIELEEPVSHIWMLKAAPSRISLILDMKTKELEEVVYFVSYIVLDSGNAKALKQKMVLDLGNAKTSAATRQRLTKTLREILETLKPGTMTYEIGETMIEDLKNTSLPFSMDECTQYISRHTDARFGIGAEAIETLLKKLDIDSEIEKIKTDLKGKKTQLDQNKLMKRLEVLDSLKKSGSRPEWMILRAVPVIPPDIRPIIQLDGGRFTTSEINDLYRRIIIRNERLKKVKSMGAPSVIVNNEKRMLQEAVDALLDNERKARPVTGKDKRPLKSLTSILKGKQGRFRQNLLGKRVDYSGRSVIAIGPDLKMYQCGLPRDMAITLFKPFVISRLVKEGYAANIKVAEKLILNQDDKVWEVLEEVIKTRPVLLNRAPTLHRLGIQAFEPILVKGKAIRLHPLVTTAFNADFDGDQMAVHVPITDEAVAEARSLMLGSRNILGPKDGKPIVTPTQDMVLGNYYLTYEEKDQVGQGTIFKDVNEAIIAYETSAVGLHALVAIPVNAFVNKGFKDSDMSKYIVTTPGKIIFNQIFKEEFPYLNEPNVENLTALPKRCLIKDDVDLNEYLTTWEVNLPFKKKDLSNIIDRYFKLYGANKTAEMLDNMKNLGFKYSGKSGVTVSAADVKVYDKKQEEFKKADLKVKEINDYFKLGMLTAREKQHRIITVWSKVKDQIQSELEHILREDPKNPIFMMADSGARGNVSNFTQLVGMRGLMNNPKGDIIELPIKSSFREGLTVSEFFISTHGARKGMADVALKTADSGYLTRRLVDVSQEIIITVKDCHTKRGFVVSDIIEQKHANIIVPLHDRLVGRYNLKDIKLKGDVVIPANTLLTEEDASAIVKSGIKEVVIRSVLSCEADKGICQRCYGKNLATGEKVAIGEAVGTIAAQSIGEPGTQLTMRTFHTGGVAGGADITQGLPRIKELLDVTTPKGSISVISEIDGTISEIKDEGGIHIIYVKSENDERKYKTQFNAVLRVKVGEPVVRGQKLTEGSINIKELLEVAKIEDVHNYILKEVQKVYRLQGIEISDKYIEIIIKQMLNKVKIIDAGDTELLPGEIVTIKRYRKETINAVRAMKKPPTAKHVIFGIKKAPLESESFLASASFQDTTRVLVKAIIKGKVDRLEGLKENIMLGHLIPAGTGLKDPKDIILAGIQAKAEEY, encoded by the coding sequence ATGACAAATTCTAATGATAAAAATAGTCGCATGATTAAAATTGGTTTAGCTAATCCTGATGACATTCGTAGCTGATCATATGGGGAAGTTAAAAAACCAGAAACAATTAACTATAAAACTTTAAAACCAGAAAAAGATGGTTTGTTTGATGAAAAAATCTTTGGACCAACAAAGAACTTTGAATGTTCTTGTGGAAAATATAAAAAATCAAAAAACAAAGGAAAAATTTGTGAACGTTGTGGGGTTGAAATTACTGAAGCAATTGTTCGTCGTGAACGCATGGGACACATTGAGCTAGAAGAACCAGTGTCACATATTTGAATGTTAAAAGCAGCACCAAGTCGAATTTCGTTGATTTTAGATATGAAAACAAAAGAACTAGAAGAAGTAGTTTATTTTGTGTCATACATTGTTTTAGATTCAGGAAATGCTAAAGCTTTAAAACAAAAAATGGTTTTAGACTTAGGGAATGCTAAAACATCAGCGGCAACACGTCAACGATTAACAAAAACATTACGTGAAATTTTAGAAACCCTAAAACCAGGGACAATGACTTATGAAATTGGAGAAACAATGATTGAGGATTTAAAAAATACCTCATTACCATTCTCAATGGATGAATGTACGCAATACATTAGCCGCCATACTGATGCTCGTTTTGGGATTGGGGCGGAAGCAATTGAAACACTGTTAAAAAAATTAGATATTGATAGTGAAATTGAAAAAATTAAAACTGATTTAAAAGGAAAGAAAACGCAATTAGATCAAAACAAATTAATGAAACGCTTAGAAGTATTGGATTCATTAAAAAAATCAGGGTCACGTCCCGAATGAATGATTTTACGCGCTGTGCCAGTAATCCCCCCCGATATTCGTCCAATTATTCAATTGGATGGGGGTCGTTTTACAACTTCCGAAATTAATGACTTGTATCGTCGAATCATTATTCGTAATGAACGGCTAAAAAAAGTTAAATCAATGGGAGCACCAAGTGTGATTGTTAACAATGAAAAAAGGATGTTACAAGAAGCTGTTGATGCCTTATTAGATAATGAACGTAAAGCACGTCCAGTAACGGGGAAAGATAAACGACCATTAAAATCATTAACAAGTATTTTAAAGGGAAAACAAGGTCGTTTCCGTCAAAACTTATTAGGAAAAAGGGTTGACTACTCAGGGCGTTCAGTTATTGCGATTGGACCAGACTTAAAAATGTACCAATGTGGTTTACCACGAGATATGGCGATTACTTTATTTAAACCATTTGTTATCTCACGGTTAGTAAAAGAAGGTTATGCCGCAAACATTAAAGTGGCGGAAAAACTAATCTTAAACCAAGATGATAAAGTTTGAGAAGTACTAGAAGAAGTAATCAAAACACGCCCAGTCTTATTAAACCGGGCACCAACATTACACCGATTAGGAATTCAAGCGTTTGAACCGATACTAGTTAAAGGAAAAGCAATTCGTTTACACCCCTTAGTTACAACGGCGTTTAATGCTGACTTTGATGGGGACCAAATGGCGGTTCACGTGCCAATTACTGATGAAGCTGTGGCCGAAGCACGTAGTTTAATGTTAGGAAGCCGTAATATTTTGGGGCCAAAAGATGGTAAGCCAATTGTAACTCCAACCCAAGATATGGTATTAGGGAACTACTACTTAACTTATGAAGAAAAAGACCAAGTTGGACAAGGAACAATCTTTAAAGATGTTAACGAAGCAATTATTGCTTATGAAACAAGCGCTGTCGGGTTACATGCCTTAGTTGCAATCCCGGTTAATGCTTTCGTTAATAAAGGGTTCAAAGATAGTGACATGAGCAAGTACATTGTTACAACACCAGGGAAAATTATCTTTAACCAAATCTTTAAAGAAGAATTCCCATACTTAAATGAACCAAATGTTGAGAACTTAACAGCTTTACCAAAACGTTGTTTAATTAAGGATGATGTTGATTTAAATGAATACTTAACAACATGAGAAGTTAATTTACCATTCAAGAAAAAAGACTTGTCAAATATTATTGATCGTTACTTTAAGTTGTATGGGGCTAATAAAACAGCGGAAATGCTAGATAACATGAAAAACCTTGGGTTTAAATACTCTGGTAAATCAGGGGTTACTGTTTCAGCGGCTGACGTTAAAGTGTATGATAAAAAACAAGAAGAATTTAAAAAAGCCGATTTAAAAGTAAAAGAAATTAATGATTACTTTAAATTAGGAATGTTAACGGCGCGTGAAAAACAACACCGGATTATTACTGTTTGATCAAAAGTAAAAGACCAAATTCAGTCAGAGTTAGAACATATCTTACGTGAAGATCCAAAAAATCCAATCTTTATGATGGCTGATTCTGGAGCACGGGGGAACGTTTCAAACTTTACGCAGTTAGTTGGGATGCGGGGATTAATGAATAACCCAAAAGGGGATATTATTGAATTGCCAATTAAATCATCATTCCGTGAGGGATTAACCGTATCAGAGTTCTTTATTTCAACCCATGGGGCAAGAAAAGGGATGGCCGATGTGGCCCTAAAAACTGCCGATTCAGGGTACTTAACTCGTCGGTTAGTTGACGTTTCACAAGAAATTATTATTACCGTGAAAGATTGTCATACAAAACGTGGATTTGTTGTTTCCGATATTATTGAACAAAAACACGCAAATATTATTGTGCCATTACATGACCGTTTAGTGGGGAGATATAATTTAAAAGATATCAAACTAAAAGGGGATGTTGTTATTCCAGCTAATACACTATTAACCGAGGAAGATGCTAGTGCCATTGTTAAAAGTGGGATTAAAGAAGTTGTCATTCGTTCAGTATTATCTTGTGAAGCCGATAAAGGAATTTGTCAACGATGTTATGGTAAAAACTTAGCAACAGGTGAAAAAGTGGCGATTGGCGAAGCAGTTGGAACAATTGCAGCCCAATCAATTGGTGAACCAGGAACACAGCTAACAATGCGTACCTTCCATACCGGAGGGGTTGCTGGGGGAGCTGATATTACCCAAGGGTTACCACGGATTAAAGAATTACTTGACGTTACAACACCAAAAGGGTCAATTTCTGTTATTTCGGAAATTGATGGAACAATTAGTGAAATTAAAGATGAGGGTGGAATTCACATCATTTATGTTAAATCAGAAAATGATGAACGTAAATATAAAACCCAATTTAATGCGGTCTTAAGAGTTAAAGTTGGCGAACCGGTTGTGCGTGGTCAAAAATTAACCGAAGGATCAATTAATATTAAAGAATTATTAGAAGTTGCGAAAATTGAAGATGTTCACAATTACATTTTAAAAGAAGTTCAAAAAGTTTACCGTTTACAAGGGATTGAAATTTCGGATAAATATATTGAAATTATCATTAAACAAATGTTGAACAAAGTTAAAATTATCGATGCTGGGGATACTGAGTTATTACCAGGAGAAATTGTGACAATCAAACGCTACCGTAAAGAAACAATTAATGCTGTTCGCGCGATGAAAAAACCACCAACAGCAAAACATGTCATCTTTGGGATTAAAAAAGCCCCATTAGAGTCAGAATCATTCTTAGCATCAGCTTCATTCCAAGATACAACAAGAGTTTTAGTAAAAGCGATTATCAAAGGAAAAGTT